One segment of Kitasatospora viridis DNA contains the following:
- a CDS encoding cobalamin-dependent protein: MASDSHTWNLVFLQLLLEELGHRVTNLGACVPDALLLAECRRIEPDLIVISSVNGHGHQEGLRVIPALRACPELRLTPTVIGGKLGIAGADDPDRERVLLAAGFDAVFEEGSSVAGFREFVAGLRSQVLL; the protein is encoded by the coding sequence ATGGCCTCGGATTCGCACACCTGGAACCTGGTCTTCCTGCAACTGCTGCTGGAGGAACTGGGCCACCGGGTGACGAACCTGGGCGCCTGCGTTCCGGACGCGCTGCTGCTCGCGGAGTGCCGCCGGATCGAGCCTGACCTGATCGTGATCAGCAGTGTCAACGGGCACGGCCACCAGGAGGGCCTGCGGGTGATACCGGCCCTGCGCGCCTGCCCCGAACTGCGGCTCACCCCGACGGTGATCGGCGGCAAGCTCGGCATCGCCGGAGCCGACGACCCCGACCGCGAGCGTGTGCTGCTGGCGGCCGGCTTCGACGCGGTGTTCGAGGAGGGCTCCTCGGTCGCGGGCTTCCGCGAGTTCGTCGCGGGGCTGCGCTCGCAGGTCTTGCTGTGA
- a CDS encoding NAD(P)/FAD-dependent oxidoreductase, producing MTSTETAGSDPVIVVGAGVAGLACALDLAAAGRPVRVLEAQDGVGGRMRTDLVDGFRLDRGFQVFNTAYPQVKRRLELRALRLRPFTPGFLLAGRQGNHRVTDPTRRPRQAAEALRGGALPLRDLAALGLLTARDALAPPSLLRHGRDVATDRALAGAGVSDRTVESVLGPFLAGVFLEDGLETSSRVFHLVWRSMLRGTLCLPEAGIGAVPEQLAAGLAPGTVACGAPVAEVRADGVVLADGSVLRARAVVVATGPAAAARLLPGFAPVPTRSVTTYYHAAARSPLPEPTLVVDADRAVLNTVVLSEVVPGCSPDGRALVATSVLDGAAGEAFARGRAGELYGVDAADWQFLARYRIDGALPAMPAPHPLIRTSRWQSGLYVCGDHRATGSVQGAMASGARAARELLADLAGGSAR from the coding sequence GTGACCAGCACGGAGACGGCCGGCTCGGATCCGGTGATCGTGGTGGGCGCCGGGGTCGCCGGGCTCGCCTGCGCGCTGGACCTGGCGGCAGCCGGTCGGCCGGTCCGGGTGCTGGAAGCGCAGGACGGTGTCGGGGGCCGGATGCGCACCGACCTGGTCGACGGCTTCCGGCTGGACCGCGGCTTCCAGGTGTTCAACACCGCCTACCCGCAGGTGAAGCGCCGCCTGGAGCTGCGGGCCCTGCGACTGCGCCCCTTCACGCCCGGGTTCCTGCTGGCGGGCCGTCAGGGCAACCACCGGGTCACCGATCCGACCCGGCGCCCGCGCCAGGCGGCCGAGGCGCTGCGCGGCGGCGCGCTGCCGCTCCGCGACCTGGCCGCCCTCGGACTGCTCACCGCCCGGGACGCGCTCGCGCCCCCGTCCCTCCTGCGGCACGGGCGGGACGTGGCGACGGACCGGGCGCTGGCCGGTGCGGGGGTCTCCGACCGGACGGTGGAGTCCGTGCTGGGGCCGTTCCTGGCCGGGGTGTTCCTGGAGGACGGGCTGGAGACCTCCAGCCGGGTGTTCCACCTGGTGTGGCGCAGCATGCTGCGCGGGACGCTGTGCCTGCCGGAGGCCGGGATCGGGGCGGTCCCCGAGCAGTTGGCCGCCGGGCTGGCGCCGGGCACCGTCGCGTGCGGTGCGCCGGTGGCCGAGGTCCGTGCCGACGGGGTCGTGCTGGCGGACGGATCGGTGCTGCGGGCGCGTGCGGTGGTGGTGGCGACCGGGCCGGCGGCGGCCGCGCGCCTGCTGCCGGGCTTCGCGCCGGTGCCCACGCGGTCGGTGACGACCTATTACCACGCGGCGGCCCGCAGCCCGTTGCCCGAGCCGACCCTGGTGGTGGACGCCGACCGGGCGGTGCTGAACACGGTGGTGCTCTCCGAGGTGGTGCCGGGCTGCTCGCCGGACGGGCGGGCGCTGGTCGCGACCTCCGTTCTGGACGGCGCGGCGGGCGAGGCGTTCGCGCGCGGGCGGGCCGGCGAGCTGTACGGGGTGGACGCCGCCGACTGGCAGTTCCTGGCCCGGTACCGGATCGACGGGGCGCTGCCGGCGATGCCCGCGCCGCACCCGCTGATCCGCACGAGCAGGTGGCAGTCGGGGCTGTACGTCTGCGGGGACCACCGGGCCACGGGTTCGGTGCAGGGCGCCATGGCGTCAGGGGCGCGGGCGGCCCGCGAGCTGCTCGCCGACCTGGCCGGCGGCAGCGCGCGGTGA
- a CDS encoding glutamate synthase-related protein: MSDLSAPGFPEEEVRRRARAGAAAAFPPAEDYGHVLFGAGRPEPADHAALPDALDALRIVPPLFLPQRLAKLIDLGREPDYRDVELSTEIGGFTSALPVYASATGSTRAAGGDLGLALSRQAGALGIPMVIGENVVPVNGYGRLGEAADRTLLGRLRAYTEELPDGLGGVAVQQSTEDADAEVWNLVHSDPAALPLLESGRLAFELKVGQGAKPGLGGMTVLEAEAAAALGDRFGLDALFGDGRVLRTATPGTFTAEILRQQIRLMRNNYPRVRIWVKLYPGRDVAEAARVAHEAGADAVVVDGAEGGTGWAPGVFLPHVGLPLAECLRRLAAAPPPCLLVSGRIWEGARAVKSLALGARAVGLGRAALLAVAEDRESGLRRFAECLALELRLLISALGKYAPQALDREDVWSPEGF; this comes from the coding sequence GTGAGCGACCTCAGCGCACCGGGCTTCCCGGAGGAGGAGGTCCGGCGGCGGGCCCGGGCCGGGGCGGCGGCCGCGTTCCCGCCCGCCGAGGACTACGGCCACGTGCTGTTCGGCGCCGGCCGCCCCGAGCCGGCCGACCACGCCGCGCTGCCGGATGCCCTGGACGCGCTGCGGATCGTGCCGCCGCTCTTCCTGCCGCAGCGGCTCGCCAAGCTGATCGACCTCGGCCGCGAGCCCGACTACCGGGACGTCGAACTGTCCACCGAAATCGGCGGGTTCACCTCCGCCCTGCCGGTGTACGCCTCGGCGACCGGCTCCACCCGGGCGGCCGGCGGCGACCTCGGGCTGGCGTTGAGCCGGCAGGCCGGGGCGCTCGGCATCCCGATGGTGATCGGCGAGAACGTGGTGCCGGTCAACGGCTACGGCCGGCTCGGCGAGGCCGCCGACCGCACCCTGCTCGGCCGGCTGCGCGCCTACACCGAGGAACTCCCGGACGGGCTGGGCGGCGTGGCCGTGCAGCAGAGCACCGAGGACGCCGACGCCGAGGTGTGGAACCTGGTGCACAGCGACCCGGCCGCCCTGCCGCTGCTCGAATCGGGCCGCCTGGCCTTCGAGTTGAAGGTCGGCCAGGGCGCCAAGCCGGGCCTGGGCGGGATGACCGTGCTGGAGGCCGAGGCGGCCGCCGCGCTCGGCGACCGGTTCGGGCTGGACGCGCTGTTCGGCGACGGGCGGGTGCTGCGGACCGCCACCCCGGGCACCTTCACGGCGGAGATCCTGCGCCAGCAGATCCGGCTGATGCGCAACAACTACCCGCGGGTGCGGATCTGGGTGAAGCTCTACCCCGGCCGGGACGTGGCCGAGGCCGCCCGGGTGGCGCACGAGGCCGGCGCGGACGCCGTCGTGGTGGACGGCGCCGAGGGCGGCACCGGCTGGGCGCCCGGGGTGTTCCTGCCGCACGTCGGGCTGCCGCTCGCGGAGTGCCTGCGCCGGCTGGCCGCCGCGCCGCCGCCCTGCCTGCTGGTCTCGGGGCGGATCTGGGAAGGCGCCCGCGCGGTCAAGAGCCTGGCCCTGGGGGCCCGCGCGGTCGGCCTCGGCCGGGCGGCGCTGCTCGCCGTCGCGGAGGACCGGGAAAGCGGACTGCGACGTTTTGCGGAATGCCTGGCGCTGGAACTCCGATTGCTGATCAGTGCGCTCGGGAAATACGCTCCGCAGGCCCTCGACCGGGAGGACGTCTGGTCCCCGGAGGGATTCTGA
- a CDS encoding methylaspartate mutase has product MTGPAVRPSVPPGAEAPGFGAFVAQAARAGALVVQPRMGMAQAGAMRAGLLATRAALAVTVGTVTLDSYTRTGDLDAARRALAAGAGLNGYPIATHPVEVTRGVLRGVADAGFPVQVRHGSAAPEGIVRALLAAGLDATEGGPVSYCLPYGRTPLHEAVANWQRSCRLLAAARGSAVEPHLETFGGCMMGQLCPPSLLIAISVLEALFFRQHGLRSVSLSYAQQANARQDLEALVALGRIADELLADVDRHLVVYAYMGVYPRTPGGARLLLEDAARLAVRGGAARLIVKTTAEAHRIPTVAENVRALETAAAAAAVERAGPPGAAPPDTGIEAEARALIGTVLDLDADLGRALVRAFAAGYLDVPYCLHPDNAGRARSSLGADGWLRWSSVGSMPIAGLVEGGRPPILGSAGLLTALSHVQRRYDGLAERLPAPTPRGLPAVR; this is encoded by the coding sequence GTGACGGGGCCCGCTGTGCGGCCGTCCGTGCCGCCCGGGGCCGAAGCGCCGGGGTTCGGCGCCTTCGTGGCGCAGGCCGCGCGGGCCGGCGCCCTGGTGGTGCAGCCGCGGATGGGCATGGCGCAGGCGGGCGCGATGCGGGCGGGCCTGCTCGCCACCCGGGCGGCGCTCGCCGTCACCGTCGGCACCGTCACCCTGGACAGCTACACCCGCACCGGCGACCTCGACGCCGCCCGGCGGGCGCTGGCCGCCGGGGCGGGGCTCAACGGCTACCCGATCGCCACCCACCCGGTCGAGGTCACCCGGGGCGTGCTGCGCGGAGTGGCGGACGCGGGCTTCCCGGTGCAGGTCCGGCACGGCTCGGCCGCGCCGGAGGGCATCGTCCGGGCGCTGCTGGCGGCCGGCCTGGATGCCACCGAGGGCGGACCGGTCTCCTACTGCCTGCCGTACGGCCGCACCCCGCTGCACGAGGCGGTGGCGAACTGGCAGCGCAGCTGCCGACTGCTGGCCGCCGCGCGCGGATCCGCCGTCGAGCCGCACCTGGAGACCTTCGGCGGCTGCATGATGGGCCAGCTCTGCCCGCCCTCGCTGCTGATCGCGATCAGCGTGCTGGAGGCGCTGTTCTTCCGTCAGCACGGGCTGCGCAGCGTCTCGCTCAGCTACGCCCAGCAGGCCAACGCCCGCCAGGACCTGGAGGCGCTGGTCGCGCTCGGCCGGATCGCCGACGAGCTGCTGGCGGACGTGGACCGGCACCTGGTGGTGTACGCCTACATGGGCGTCTACCCGCGCACGCCCGGCGGCGCGCGGCTGCTGCTGGAGGACGCGGCGCGGCTCGCCGTGCGCGGCGGCGCCGCCCGACTGATCGTCAAGACCACGGCCGAGGCGCACCGCATTCCGACGGTGGCCGAGAACGTGCGGGCGCTGGAGACCGCCGCGGCTGCGGCCGCGGTCGAGCGGGCCGGCCCGCCGGGCGCCGCGCCGCCGGACACCGGGATCGAGGCCGAGGCCAGGGCGCTGATCGGCACGGTGCTGGACCTGGACGCCGACCTCGGGCGGGCGCTGGTGCGGGCGTTCGCGGCCGGCTACCTGGACGTGCCGTACTGCCTGCACCCGGACAACGCCGGGCGCGCCCGCAGCTCGCTCGGCGCGGACGGGTGGCTGCGCTGGTCCTCGGTCGGCTCGATGCCGATCGCCGGGCTGGTCGAGGGGGGCCGCCCGCCGATCCTCGGCTCGGCCGGGCTGCTGACCGCGCTCTCGCACGTCCAGCGGCGCTACGACGGCCTGGCCGAGCGCCTGCCCGCGCCGACACCCCGCGGCCTGCCCGCAGTTCGCTGA
- a CDS encoding zinc-binding dehydrogenase — translation MRTVQAERFGGPEVLVPGEAPEPVAGPGQVLVEVSVVGITFVETRIRRGVDQWHAKPELPYVPGGMVAGRVSAVGEGTDPSWIGRRVLADAGPTGAFAERVATDAQGLVPVPDGLELREAAALHTDGSTATGLVEGARIVAGEWVLVEAAAGGVGTLLVQLAQAAGARVIGIARGERKLDLVRALGAEAAIDYTAPDWTEQVLKATGGAGVDVVFDGVGGEIGRAAFELTARHGRFSVHGAASGQLTAIEPADAQRRGVEVIGIEQLYGFRPRMRQWAEQVMTEAVAGRVRPVIGQLYPLEQAADAHAAIESRSALGKTLLLV, via the coding sequence ATGCGGACTGTGCAGGCGGAGCGTTTCGGCGGCCCCGAGGTTCTGGTTCCGGGCGAGGCACCGGAGCCGGTCGCCGGTCCGGGACAGGTACTGGTCGAGGTGTCCGTCGTGGGCATCACGTTCGTCGAGACCCGGATCCGCCGTGGCGTCGACCAGTGGCACGCCAAGCCCGAGCTGCCGTACGTGCCGGGCGGCATGGTGGCCGGCCGGGTGAGCGCCGTCGGGGAGGGAACGGATCCGAGCTGGATCGGTCGGCGCGTGCTGGCCGACGCGGGGCCCACGGGTGCCTTCGCCGAGCGGGTGGCCACCGATGCGCAGGGCCTGGTCCCGGTGCCCGACGGGCTGGAGCTGCGCGAGGCCGCCGCCTTGCACACCGACGGCAGCACCGCGACGGGCCTGGTCGAGGGCGCCCGGATCGTCGCCGGGGAGTGGGTGCTGGTCGAGGCGGCGGCCGGCGGTGTCGGCACCCTGCTGGTCCAGTTGGCGCAGGCGGCCGGGGCCCGGGTCATCGGGATCGCCCGCGGGGAGCGCAAGCTCGACCTGGTCCGCGCCCTGGGAGCCGAGGCCGCGATCGACTACACCGCACCGGACTGGACCGAGCAGGTGCTCAAGGCGACCGGCGGCGCGGGAGTCGACGTCGTGTTCGACGGTGTGGGCGGGGAGATCGGCCGGGCCGCGTTCGAGCTGACGGCCCGTCACGGCCGGTTCTCCGTGCACGGCGCCGCCAGCGGTCAGCTGACGGCGATCGAGCCCGCGGACGCGCAGCGGCGCGGGGTCGAGGTGATCGGGATCGAGCAGCTGTACGGCTTCCGGCCGCGGATGCGCCAGTGGGCCGAGCAGGTCATGACGGAGGCGGTCGCGGGCCGGGTCCGCCCGGTCATCGGACAGCTCTACCCGCTGGAGCAGGCCGCGGACGCGCACGCCGCGATCGAGAGCCGCAGCGCCCTGGGCAAGACCCTGCTGCTGGTCTGA
- a CDS encoding asparagine synthetase A has product MTDATPLPPTDPGRHLTSPTTRGALRVQQQLLTAAREFLRGRGFTELLPPIIGPVTDPGARGSKQVDIDFYGHRYKLMTSAILYKQASLLAFDKIFCIAPNVRLEPLETAGTSRHLAEFHQLDVEVAGASRDDVVQLAEDLVVHMVDSALRELPKEFAELGRDPQAFAELLKGSFGRMRHAEAVAELQGVGHPQSADAELDWAGEALLSTRRDRPFFVTDYPKGSRGFYDREHPDDPGLLRNFDLLAPEGYGELCSGSQRTNDYAEIITRMRETGENPQKYRWYLDLVREGVPASAGFGIGVERFTRYVAGLDAVWQASAFPKLPGVVSP; this is encoded by the coding sequence ATGACCGACGCCACGCCCCTGCCCCCCACCGACCCGGGCCGGCACCTGACCTCGCCGACCACCCGCGGCGCGCTCCGGGTCCAGCAGCAACTGCTCACCGCTGCCCGTGAGTTCCTGCGAGGCCGGGGCTTCACCGAGCTGCTGCCGCCGATCATCGGCCCGGTCACCGACCCCGGCGCGCGCGGCTCCAAGCAGGTGGACATCGACTTCTACGGTCACCGGTACAAGCTGATGACCAGTGCGATCCTGTACAAGCAGGCCTCGCTGCTCGCCTTCGACAAGATCTTCTGCATCGCCCCCAACGTCCGGCTGGAGCCGCTGGAGACCGCCGGGACCAGCCGCCACCTGGCCGAGTTCCACCAGCTGGACGTCGAGGTGGCCGGTGCGAGCCGGGACGATGTCGTGCAGCTGGCCGAGGACCTGGTGGTGCACATGGTCGACAGTGCGCTGCGCGAGCTGCCCAAGGAGTTCGCCGAACTCGGCCGGGACCCGCAGGCGTTCGCCGAGCTGCTGAAGGGCTCCTTCGGCCGGATGCGGCACGCGGAGGCGGTCGCCGAGCTGCAGGGCGTCGGCCATCCGCAGAGCGCGGACGCCGAACTCGACTGGGCGGGCGAGGCGTTGCTCTCCACCCGGCGCGACCGGCCGTTCTTCGTCACCGACTACCCCAAGGGCTCGCGCGGCTTCTACGACCGCGAGCACCCGGACGACCCGGGCCTGCTGCGCAACTTCGACCTGCTCGCCCCCGAGGGCTACGGCGAGCTGTGCAGCGGCAGCCAGCGCACCAACGACTACGCGGAGATCATCACCCGGATGCGGGAGACCGGCGAGAACCCGCAGAAGTACCGCTGGTACCTGGACCTGGTGCGCGAGGGCGTGCCGGCCAGCGCGGGCTTCGGCATCGGCGTCGAGCGGTTCACCCGGTACGTCGCCGGGCTGGACGCCGTCTGGCAGGCCAGCGCCTTCCCGAAGCTGCCCGGGGTGGTCTCCCCGTGA
- a CDS encoding helix-turn-helix domain-containing protein — translation MQAVKTAAGFGELLRVRRERIGLTQQCLADHATLSVRAIRDMESGRVRRPRNETVRLLADALRLEGRSRTDFEEAARRHPLVPESLGEPAAPPVARGAIVGREMEAEVLTDAFAVHGDRLVSLVGLGGVGKTRLALEVARRLHLAARWSVRWVECGGGPHPWRGVLDDLVPGLGDRPVLLVLDGADGGVDAGQLDGLFHHCPGLRVLITAREARPLPGGQVIPLAPLPVPAPELDAEPEALAQVAAVRLLLSHLSRLRPGYTLGRTEAPAVAELCRHLDGLPGALERAAGWALVQSTAQLVTRLAAVPFTLAAPPVVFGARGDLRDEVEPAIRRLTDRQRALLDVLVDEPGDWSGEDAVVRSGWAPQTCLATVHELLSRGLIRSVAARDGVRFTVLNLCRRLVREEPGRRLAPVGEVSAPLFAVAAAG, via the coding sequence ATGCAAGCGGTGAAGACGGCGGCGGGCTTCGGGGAGCTGCTGCGGGTACGGCGCGAGCGGATCGGGCTGACCCAGCAGTGCCTGGCCGATCACGCCACCCTGAGCGTGCGGGCGATCCGGGACATGGAGAGCGGCCGGGTGCGCCGGCCCCGCAACGAGACCGTCCGACTGCTGGCGGATGCGCTGCGGCTGGAGGGCCGCAGCCGGACGGACTTCGAGGAGGCCGCCCGCCGGCACCCGCTGGTGCCGGAGTCGCTGGGCGAGCCGGCGGCCCCGCCGGTGGCGCGCGGGGCGATCGTCGGCCGGGAGATGGAGGCCGAGGTGCTGACCGACGCCTTCGCCGTGCACGGCGACCGGCTGGTCTCGCTGGTCGGCCTGGGCGGAGTGGGCAAGACCCGGCTCGCGCTGGAGGTGGCGCGCCGGCTGCACCTGGCCGCCCGCTGGTCGGTGCGCTGGGTGGAGTGCGGCGGCGGCCCGCACCCGTGGCGCGGCGTGCTGGACGACCTGGTGCCGGGGCTCGGCGACCGGCCGGTGCTGCTGGTGCTGGACGGCGCGGACGGCGGGGTGGACGCCGGCCAGCTGGACGGGCTGTTCCACCACTGCCCGGGGCTGCGGGTGCTGATCACCGCGCGGGAGGCCCGCCCGCTGCCCGGCGGGCAGGTGATCCCGCTCGCGCCGCTGCCGGTGCCGGCGCCCGAACTCGACGCCGAGCCGGAGGCGTTGGCACAGGTCGCGGCCGTGCGGCTGCTGCTCTCGCACCTGTCCAGGCTGCGCCCCGGCTACACCCTGGGGCGCACCGAGGCGCCTGCCGTCGCCGAGCTCTGCCGCCATCTGGACGGCCTGCCGGGCGCGTTGGAGCGCGCGGCGGGGTGGGCGCTGGTGCAGTCCACCGCGCAGCTGGTGACCCGGCTGGCGGCCGTGCCGTTCACGCTGGCGGCCCCGCCGGTGGTGTTCGGCGCGCGCGGCGACCTGCGGGACGAGGTGGAGCCGGCGATCCGTCGACTGACGGACCGTCAGAGAGCCCTGCTGGACGTCCTGGTGGACGAGCCGGGGGACTGGTCGGGGGAGGACGCGGTGGTGCGCAGCGGCTGGGCGCCGCAGACCTGCCTGGCGACGGTGCACGAGCTGCTCTCGCGCGGGCTGATCCGCAGCGTGGCCGCCCGCGATGGCGTGCGGTTCACGGTGCTCAACCTGTGCCGGCGCCTGGTGCGCGAGGAGCCGGGGCGGCGCCTGGCGCCGGTCGGCGAGGTGTCGGCCCCGCTGTTCGCGGTAGCCGCAGCGGGCTGA